The following proteins are co-located in the Lacticaseibacillus paracasei subsp. paracasei genome:
- a CDS encoding oxaloacetate decarboxylase subunit alpha yields the protein MPKQKVQFMETVLRDGQQSLIATRMPLSDILPILDKMDAAGYASLEMWGGATFDACLRYLNEDPWERLRKIRKTVKHTKLQMLLRGQNLLGYKNYADDVVTDFVTKSVENGIDIIRIFDALNDTRNLRTALEATKQAGGHAQLAICYTTSDFHTIDYFIKLAKDMADMDADSIAIKDMAGILTPQKAFDLVTGIKQEISVPLEVHTHATAGMAEMTYLEAVRAGADIIDTAVSPFAGGTSQPATESMLVALQDLGYPTDVDLSTVSDIATYFAPIRDRFRESGQLNPRVKDVEPKSLIYQVPGGMLSNLLAQLKDQGQEALYGDVLKEVPRVRADLGYPPLVTPLSQMVGTQSLMNVMSGERYKLIPNEIKDYVRGLYGRPPVAIAPEMVKKIIGDAPVVTQRPADLIKPQMPDFRQAIAQYAHDEEDVLSYALFPDQAKDFLGRREDPFYDVPEQKVSLSFEPTHD from the coding sequence ATGCCTAAACAGAAAGTCCAATTCATGGAAACCGTTTTGCGTGACGGGCAACAAAGCCTGATTGCCACGCGGATGCCGCTCAGTGATATTTTGCCGATTCTCGATAAAATGGATGCCGCCGGCTATGCATCTTTGGAAATGTGGGGCGGGGCAACTTTTGATGCCTGTCTCCGTTATCTGAATGAAGATCCGTGGGAACGGTTGCGCAAGATTCGTAAGACGGTCAAGCACACCAAATTGCAAATGCTCTTGCGCGGGCAAAACTTGCTAGGTTACAAGAACTATGCCGACGATGTGGTCACTGACTTTGTCACAAAGTCAGTTGAAAACGGGATTGATATCATTCGTATTTTCGATGCGTTGAATGATACACGCAACTTGCGAACGGCGCTTGAAGCGACGAAGCAAGCAGGCGGGCATGCTCAACTTGCTATTTGTTACACAACCAGTGATTTCCATACGATCGACTACTTCATCAAGTTAGCCAAAGACATGGCTGACATGGATGCGGATTCAATTGCAATCAAAGACATGGCAGGCATTTTAACCCCACAGAAGGCGTTTGATCTGGTTACCGGTATTAAGCAGGAAATCAGCGTGCCACTGGAAGTGCATACGCACGCCACCGCTGGTATGGCTGAGATGACGTATCTGGAAGCAGTTCGCGCCGGTGCTGATATCATTGATACCGCGGTTTCGCCATTTGCTGGCGGCACCAGTCAGCCAGCAACAGAATCCATGCTGGTTGCGTTGCAAGATCTTGGCTATCCGACTGATGTTGATTTAAGCACGGTCAGTGACATCGCCACTTACTTTGCGCCGATTCGCGATCGATTCCGCGAGTCCGGTCAACTGAATCCGCGCGTGAAAGATGTTGAACCTAAATCCTTGATCTATCAGGTGCCAGGCGGGATGTTGTCTAACCTGTTGGCGCAACTAAAAGATCAAGGACAAGAAGCACTTTATGGCGATGTTTTGAAGGAAGTGCCGCGTGTCCGAGCTGACTTAGGCTATCCGCCGTTGGTTACACCGCTGTCGCAGATGGTGGGCACACAAAGTTTGATGAATGTCATGAGCGGTGAGCGTTATAAGTTGATTCCAAATGAAATTAAGGATTACGTGCGCGGCCTTTATGGTCGGCCGCCAGTGGCAATTGCACCCGAAATGGTGAAAAAGATCATTGGTGATGCACCGGTTGTCACACAACGTCCCGCGGATTTAATCAAGCCGCAAATGCCTGATTTCCGTCAAGCGATTGCACAATATGCGCACGACGAAGAGGATGTCTTAAGCTATGCTTTGTTCCCAGATCAAGCTAAAGATTTTCTTGGCCGGCGCGAAGATCCGTTTTATGATGTGCCGGAGCAGAAGGTGTCGCTAAGTTTTGAGCCGACGCATGATTGA
- the citX gene encoding citrate lyase holo-[acyl-carrier protein] synthase — protein sequence MFKLTILNGPQVDLGQMLAAKDARVVKERALLVAAPTNTLLHVTLRIPGPVKTGTRIEVVFSAVMQTLAQQLGEAVRSSDIDLLPTGPEAYFLTTLSPLSLKRLMVAFENQQRFCDLLDLDVVTLRDAELYQVSRTDLALPPRACLVCGGDAKACARSRRHGLPEVQQVVETIVKESASQTA from the coding sequence ATGTTTAAATTAACCATTTTAAATGGTCCGCAAGTTGATCTTGGTCAAATGCTGGCCGCCAAAGATGCTCGCGTGGTTAAAGAGCGAGCGTTGTTGGTGGCTGCCCCAACCAATACGCTCTTGCACGTGACTTTGCGCATTCCTGGACCGGTTAAAACCGGTACTCGAATTGAAGTCGTTTTTTCGGCGGTCATGCAGACCTTGGCACAGCAACTTGGCGAGGCCGTTCGATCTTCGGACATTGACTTATTGCCAACTGGACCGGAAGCTTATTTTTTGACCACGCTGTCACCTTTGTCACTCAAGCGGCTCATGGTCGCGTTTGAAAATCAGCAACGGTTCTGTGACCTGCTGGATCTTGATGTTGTCACGTTACGCGATGCGGAACTGTATCAAGTTTCTCGCACGGACCTTGCCTTGCCACCACGTGCCTGTCTGGTTTGCGGCGGCGACGCCAAGGCCTGTGCGCGATCACGGCGGCACGGTTTGCCAGAGGTACAACAAGTGGTGGAAACAATCGTAAAAGAGAGCGCGAGCCAGACCGCTTAG